A region from the Benincasa hispida cultivar B227 chromosome 10, ASM972705v1, whole genome shotgun sequence genome encodes:
- the LOC120089161 gene encoding uncharacterized protein LOC120089161: MAVEDQEERTPETTSHSEPSTSNAGKPAVPLNAPFPRRLIKKNDEQQFKRFLELLRKLHIDIPLIEALEQMPKYVNFFKDILTKKRRVSETEEDVGHALCDLGASINLMPLSIFKKLGIGIAQPTSVTLQLADRTIKYPKGKIEDVMVKVDIFIFPADFIILDYEADNEMLKKHMCAIGWTLANIRGINPSYCMHKIRLEEGKSRLIEPQRRLNPIIKEVVKKEILKWLDAGVIYPISDSSWILIDPEDQENTTFTCPFGMFAFRRMPFRLCNAPGTFQRCMVAIFSNFLEKTVEVFMDDFSVFGDSFQSYLDNLEAVFARCEETNLVLNWEKCHFMVTEGIVLGHKVSKAGLEVDEAKIVVITKLLPPSNVKALRSFLRHAGFYRRFVRGFSQIA, translated from the exons ATGGCAgtagaagatcaagaagaaagaacgCCTGAGACCACAAGCCATTCAGAACCAAGTACGTCTAATGCGGGAAAACCTGCAGTGCCGCTGAATGCACCATTCCCTAGACGGTTgataaagaagaatgatgaacaacaattCAAGCGCTTTCTTGAGCTCCTGAGGAAATTGCATATCGACATTCCACTTATAGAGGCCTTGGagcaaatgccaaaatatgtaaatttttttaaggatattttgaCGAAGAAAAGGAGAGTCAGCGAGACGGAG GAGGATGTGGGACATGCATTGTGCGATTTGGGAGCCAGCATTAATCTCATGCCACTCTCAATCTTTAAGAAACTGGGAATTGGTATAGCACAACCCACTTCTGTTACTCTTCAACTTGCTGACAGAACAATCAAGTACCCAaaaggaaagattgaagacgTTATGGTAAAGGTTGACATCTTCATATTCCCAGCAGATTTTATCATCTTGGACTATGAAGCAGATAATGAG ATGCTGAAAAAGCACATGTGTGCAATAGGTTGGACGCTAGCGAATATCCGTGGCATCAACCcatcttattgcatgcataagatcAGGCTGGAAGAAGGGAAGTCGAGATTGATTGAGCCTCAAAGAAGGCTGAACCCCATAATAAAGGAAGTGGTCAAGAAAGAAATCTTAAAATGGCTGGACGCGGGAGTGATCTATCCTATATCCGACAGTAGCTGG ATTTTGATTGACCCAGAAGATCAGGAGAATACAACATTTACCTGTCCCTTTGGAATGTTTGCGTTCAGACGCATGCCCTTTAGGCTGTGTAACGCACCTGGaacattccaaaggtgcatggTGGCTATTTTCTCTAACTTCTTGGAGAAGACCGTTGAAGTCTTCATGGACGATTTCTCagtctttggagactcattccaATCATACTTAGATAATTTGGAGGCCGTCTTTGCTCGTTGCGAGGAAACGAACCTTgtgctgaattgggaaaaatgtcacttcatggtgactgaaGGAATTGTCTTAGGCCACAAAGTATCTAAAGCTggattggaagttgatgaaGCCAAGATAGTTGTCATAACTAAACTTCTACCACCATCAAATGTTAAAGCTCTACGAAGTTTTCTAAGGCATGCTGGCTTCTATCGAAGGTTCGTTAgaggattttctcaaattgcgTGA